The Salvia miltiorrhiza cultivar Shanhuang (shh) chromosome 1, IMPLAD_Smil_shh, whole genome shotgun sequence genome has a window encoding:
- the LOC130985149 gene encoding probable NOT transcription complex subunit VIP2 isoform X2, with translation MSGVLSSGLNGSNSNIPDNTGRAFATSFSAQSGSSGAVLNQSGGNLQGLHNIHSSFNMSSMPGPYASRNSGNIGGLPNGVQQAPGSVSNGRYAINSLPNALSQLSLGSSHGHSGLNNSGGPGVLPNMGNSGRITNTIGGLVGGGNASRGASSTGVGNIPGLASRLNLAAPQVVSMLGNSYSGAGVPLSQNQFQAGNNNFSFMALLNESNAHDNATFDVNDFPQLSGRPPSAGGSHGQIGMMQKHNIGFGQQNQEFSIQNEDFPALPGYKGGLNVGGSAEYTMNAHQKEQIHDSMTNLMQQSQQLSMGRSSGFNFGGTYSSHHPQQHRASSINGTGVSYLTSGNSDLHFHGPEYQQFQQSQSRFINPFRDKDMKATPGSQSVPDQYGMLGLLSIIKMVNPALTSLALGLDLTTLGLNLNSSETLHKKFASPWSDEPVRGEPEYSVPECYYAKQTPPLKQTYFARFRPETLFYIFYSMPKDEAQLFAANELYNRGWFYHKDLRLWFTRVKNMEPLVKTNSYERGCYFCFDPNAWQTARKDNFVLQYEMVEKRPALPQQ, from the exons ATGTCGGGGGTACTGAGT TCAGGTTTGAATGgatcaaattcaaatattccGGATAACACTGGAAGAGCTTTTGCAACTTCCTTTTCTGCGCAATCAGGTTCCTCCGGAGCTGTCTTAAACCAGTCTGGCG GTAACCTTCAAGGGCTTCACAATATCCATAGTAGCTTTAACATGTCAAGCATGCCCGGGCCTTATGCATCAAGAAATTCAGGAAATATTGGTGGTCTTCCAAATGGTGTCCAACAGGCTCCAGGAAGTGTGTCTAATGGGAGATATGCGATAAATAGTCTTCCTAATGCACTTTCTCAG CTATCTCTGGGAAGTTCACATGGACATTCAGGTCTTAATAATAGTGGGG GCCCAGGTGTGCTTCCAAATATGGGAAATTCAGGGAGAATCACAAATACTATTGGCGGTCTTGTGGGTGGGGGCAATGCTTCAAGGGGTGCAAGCTCTACGGGCGTTGGAAATATCCCTGGTCTTGCATCTCGTTTGAATCTGGCAG CTCCGCAGGTGGTATCCATGCTGGGCAATTCTTATTCTGGTGCTGGTGTGCCACTTTCTCAAAACCAATTTCAAGCTGGGAATAATAATTTTAGTTTTATGGCATTACTAAATGAGTCAAATGCTCATGATAATGCTACTTTTGATGTAAATGACTTTCCTCAGCTATCAGGGCGTCCTCCTTCAGCTGGTGGCTCCCATGGTCAAATag GTATGATGCAAAAGCATAACATCGGTTTTGGTCAACAGAACCAAGAATTCAGCATTCAAAATGAAGATTTCCCTGCTTTACCAGGATATAAAG GTGGTCTTAATGTTGGTGGAAGTGCTGAATATACCATGAATGCTCACCAAAAAGAACAGATCCATGACAGTATGACAAATTTAATGCAGCAGTCTCAGCAATTATCT ATGGGGAGGTCTTCTGGTTTTAATTTTGGTGGAACCTATTCATCACATCATCCTCAACAACATCGTGCTTCCTCAATAAATGGCACAGGGGTTTCCTATCTAACATCGGGCAACTCAGATCTTCATTTTCATGGTCCTGAG TATCAGCAATTCCAGCAGTCCCAATCTCGTTTCATAAATCCATTTAGAGATAAAGACATGAAAGCCACACCGGGATCCCAAAGTGTACCGGATCAATATGGGATGCTTGGTCTGTTAAGCATCATAAAAATGGTAAATCCAGCTTTGACCTCTCTTGCTCTGGGACTTGATCTGACAACTCTAGGTTTAAACTTGAACTCATCTGAGACTCTTCACAAGAAGTTTGCATCTCCCTGGTCTGATGAACCTGTCAGAGGAGAACCTGAGTATAGTGTGCCCGAGTGCTATTATGCTAAACAGACTCCTCCTTTGAAG CAAACCTATTTCGCAAGATTCCGGCCAGAAACATTATTTTACATCTTTTACAG CATGCCAAAAGATGAGGCACAACTTTTTGCAGCAAATGAACT TTACAACAGAGGGTGGTTTTACCACAAAGATCTGAGGTTATGGTTTACAAGGGTAAAGAATATGGAACCTCTTGTCAAAACAAACAGTTATGAGAGGGGTTGCTACTTCTGTTTCGATCCCAATGCGTGGCAAACAGCAAGAAAG GATAACTTCGTCCTTCAATATGAAATGGTTGAGAAAAGACCGGCGCTACCTCAGCAATAG
- the LOC130985149 gene encoding probable NOT transcription complex subunit VIP2 isoform X1, translating to MSGVLSSGLNGSNSNIPDNTGRAFATSFSAQSGSSGAVLNQSGGNLQGLHNIHSSFNMSSMPGPYASRNSGNIGGLPNGVQQAPGSVSNGRYAINSLPNALSQLSLGSSHGHSGLNNSGGPGVLPNMGNSGRITNTIGGLVGGGNASRGASSTGVGNIPGLASRLNLAAPQVVSMLGNSYSGAGVPLSQNQFQAGNNNFSFMALLNESNAHDNATFDVNDFPQLSGRPPSAGGSHGQIGMMQKHNIGFGQQNQEFSIQNEDFPALPGYKGGLNVGGSAEYTMNAHQKEQIHDSMTNLMQQSQQLSMGRSSGFNFGGTYSSHHPQQHRASSINGTGVSYLTSGNSDLHFHGPEQYQQFQQSQSRFINPFRDKDMKATPGSQSVPDQYGMLGLLSIIKMVNPALTSLALGLDLTTLGLNLNSSETLHKKFASPWSDEPVRGEPEYSVPECYYAKQTPPLKQTYFARFRPETLFYIFYSMPKDEAQLFAANELYNRGWFYHKDLRLWFTRVKNMEPLVKTNSYERGCYFCFDPNAWQTARKDNFVLQYEMVEKRPALPQQ from the exons ATGTCGGGGGTACTGAGT TCAGGTTTGAATGgatcaaattcaaatattccGGATAACACTGGAAGAGCTTTTGCAACTTCCTTTTCTGCGCAATCAGGTTCCTCCGGAGCTGTCTTAAACCAGTCTGGCG GTAACCTTCAAGGGCTTCACAATATCCATAGTAGCTTTAACATGTCAAGCATGCCCGGGCCTTATGCATCAAGAAATTCAGGAAATATTGGTGGTCTTCCAAATGGTGTCCAACAGGCTCCAGGAAGTGTGTCTAATGGGAGATATGCGATAAATAGTCTTCCTAATGCACTTTCTCAG CTATCTCTGGGAAGTTCACATGGACATTCAGGTCTTAATAATAGTGGGG GCCCAGGTGTGCTTCCAAATATGGGAAATTCAGGGAGAATCACAAATACTATTGGCGGTCTTGTGGGTGGGGGCAATGCTTCAAGGGGTGCAAGCTCTACGGGCGTTGGAAATATCCCTGGTCTTGCATCTCGTTTGAATCTGGCAG CTCCGCAGGTGGTATCCATGCTGGGCAATTCTTATTCTGGTGCTGGTGTGCCACTTTCTCAAAACCAATTTCAAGCTGGGAATAATAATTTTAGTTTTATGGCATTACTAAATGAGTCAAATGCTCATGATAATGCTACTTTTGATGTAAATGACTTTCCTCAGCTATCAGGGCGTCCTCCTTCAGCTGGTGGCTCCCATGGTCAAATag GTATGATGCAAAAGCATAACATCGGTTTTGGTCAACAGAACCAAGAATTCAGCATTCAAAATGAAGATTTCCCTGCTTTACCAGGATATAAAG GTGGTCTTAATGTTGGTGGAAGTGCTGAATATACCATGAATGCTCACCAAAAAGAACAGATCCATGACAGTATGACAAATTTAATGCAGCAGTCTCAGCAATTATCT ATGGGGAGGTCTTCTGGTTTTAATTTTGGTGGAACCTATTCATCACATCATCCTCAACAACATCGTGCTTCCTCAATAAATGGCACAGGGGTTTCCTATCTAACATCGGGCAACTCAGATCTTCATTTTCATGGTCCTGAG CAGTATCAGCAATTCCAGCAGTCCCAATCTCGTTTCATAAATCCATTTAGAGATAAAGACATGAAAGCCACACCGGGATCCCAAAGTGTACCGGATCAATATGGGATGCTTGGTCTGTTAAGCATCATAAAAATGGTAAATCCAGCTTTGACCTCTCTTGCTCTGGGACTTGATCTGACAACTCTAGGTTTAAACTTGAACTCATCTGAGACTCTTCACAAGAAGTTTGCATCTCCCTGGTCTGATGAACCTGTCAGAGGAGAACCTGAGTATAGTGTGCCCGAGTGCTATTATGCTAAACAGACTCCTCCTTTGAAG CAAACCTATTTCGCAAGATTCCGGCCAGAAACATTATTTTACATCTTTTACAG CATGCCAAAAGATGAGGCACAACTTTTTGCAGCAAATGAACT TTACAACAGAGGGTGGTTTTACCACAAAGATCTGAGGTTATGGTTTACAAGGGTAAAGAATATGGAACCTCTTGTCAAAACAAACAGTTATGAGAGGGGTTGCTACTTCTGTTTCGATCCCAATGCGTGGCAAACAGCAAGAAAG GATAACTTCGTCCTTCAATATGAAATGGTTGAGAAAAGACCGGCGCTACCTCAGCAATAG